The following are encoded in a window of Ruminiclostridium herbifermentans genomic DNA:
- a CDS encoding sensor histidine kinase — MYEVSNFFFTALENLLLIVAFMSFSDRRDFLFKHLNKVIIFIVVATIYSYSLSLILPVGLQTFPVVILTIVILNYIFNGSFFKSLLKHFLAVIGLSFVELFIVIFCVIILKFPMDALVLDKKLIFICSIFAKFIESLLVFILYKSNKSIDLLIDKDYHRSKFAPILTLISSALIILIGLNIYISGDPEKLQFFNIFSFIVYAILIFSVIIMFREFSNLEMLEFASKLEKENVKQLIAFNEMVAKERHEYKNHLNTIYGLCTLNKPDLNEKIKSYINNYANNNETRNITIGSGNDYVDAIINVKYNNAIQKGVDIIVDFATPLSVADIAEDVAVTIFSNIIENAFESISLIEKEKKFINVQTYVDKNTYYISISNNGPMITDADKKKIFNAGYSTKDNISKKRGFGLSIVHSAIEQSGGSIMINSTEDITEFLIALPVKAKSQSSIAKLA; from the coding sequence GTGTACGAGGTTAGTAACTTTTTTTTTACTGCGCTAGAAAACCTTTTGTTAATAGTAGCTTTTATGTCCTTTTCAGATCGTAGAGATTTTCTATTCAAGCATTTAAATAAGGTAATTATATTTATAGTAGTCGCCACCATATATTCATATAGTTTGAGCTTGATATTACCAGTAGGATTACAGACATTTCCTGTAGTTATTCTCACGATAGTAATTTTAAATTATATATTTAATGGTTCATTTTTTAAAAGCTTATTGAAACATTTTCTAGCTGTTATTGGTTTATCCTTTGTTGAATTATTTATTGTTATATTCTGTGTAATTATATTGAAATTTCCAATGGATGCTTTGGTTTTAGATAAGAAATTGATTTTCATATGTAGTATTTTTGCTAAATTCATTGAATCTCTTTTAGTATTTATTTTATACAAAAGTAATAAAAGTATTGATTTACTTATTGACAAGGATTATCATCGTTCAAAGTTTGCACCAATATTAACACTTATTTCTTCCGCGCTAATTATATTAATAGGGTTAAATATTTATATATCTGGCGACCCTGAAAAACTACAATTTTTCAACATATTTTCATTTATCGTCTATGCAATCCTTATATTTTCAGTTATTATAATGTTCCGAGAATTTTCAAATCTTGAAATGCTTGAATTTGCCAGTAAGTTAGAAAAGGAAAATGTAAAGCAGTTAATTGCATTTAACGAAATGGTGGCAAAAGAACGACATGAGTACAAAAATCATTTAAATACTATATATGGCTTATGTACTCTAAACAAACCAGACTTGAATGAAAAAATCAAATCATATATCAATAATTATGCAAATAATAATGAAACCCGAAATATAACAATAGGTTCTGGAAATGATTATGTTGATGCTATAATCAATGTAAAGTATAATAATGCAATTCAAAAGGGAGTAGATATTATTGTTGACTTTGCTACACCATTATCGGTTGCAGATATCGCTGAAGATGTAGCTGTCACAATCTTTTCAAATATTATAGAAAATGCTTTTGAGTCAATTTCTTTGATTGAAAAAGAGAAAAAATTTATCAATGTCCAAACTTATGTAGATAAAAATACTTACTACATATCAATTTCAAATAATGGGCCTATGATTACTGATGCTGATAAAAAGAAAATATTTAATGCAGGTTATTCAACAAAAGATAATATAAGCAAAAAGAGAGGCTTTGGGCTAAGTATCGTTCATTCGGCAATAGAGCAATCAGGGGGTAGTATTATGATAAATAGTACTGAAGATATAACAGAGTTTTTAATTGCTCTTCCGGTAAAGGCTAAATCACAATCATCCATTGCAAAATTGGCATAA
- a CDS encoding DEAD/DEAH box helicase, with protein MFHISKDSIYYLSTPMRMNKGYDYYKNKRVRSVSFNEDMFLFDASVLGTRPYNVQIQFDKNGFLKDYSCTCRDFSDSNSCCKHIISVLFLINEKDEQGFFNSANQKKAIKEIFDFFQTRASSAKSKVNLEFTLELFKPKSHLTKRGPSATLTMRIGFDRLYVVRNISELLECINHNKELVYGKGFSFDPAIHDFKETDKSIISYIQEIWQNENLVNYMTGNIKNQSILKDKDIYLSEAALKHVLQLLKDTSFNVIINEQKLANVHIVEQDIPIDFMLTKNGAAVELSINTEHPLHSVTSDYEYFLYKDIICKVSNTQQEYFKPFFKYISIQKFNKLTLMNQDKERFFAELLPFVEKIGQVSIDEELQAIVERHEFEPEIYLDRYEDIITADVKFKYGERNINPFSAVGQSSSDKILIRNIEEESIILDILAETDFKVSGNRIYLDEEEKIFDFVNYVIPKLQQNSQVFYSESFKAMSFRKTISFSGSLKLNSLNDFLEFSFNIDSVQKDELAAIFDSIKQKKKYYRLKDGAFLPLDSNELMNMAEIIDNLDLNYSDIQNDIIQLPKYRALYIDSMLKESGMKFFERNNALKTLLHDIQEPTETEYKIPSAIKGTLRDYQKLGFKWLKTLSVYGLGGILADDMGLGKTLQVITLLQYEKQTSGSCTSIVVVPTSLIYNWCSEVYKFAPELTITAVVGSKAERESLIKSALSSDILVTSYALIRRDIDSYKNFTFRYCILDEAQHIKNPASQAAKAVKQLISNHKLALTGTPMENNLTELWSVFDFILPGYMHSHSKFVEKYEGPILKGDTSALSSLSKQLKPFILRRLKQDVLKELPEKIEHVIEAELTDEQKKLYIAYLERAKGDLFNEIKEKGFERSQMKILSVLTRLRQLCCHPALFIDGYEGDSGKLLLLKEVVEDALMAGHRILLFSQFTSMLAIIKEWLIESQIDYLYLDGSTPAEERIRLVRGFNNGEGKIFLLSLKSGGTGLNLTGADTVIHYDPWWNPAVEDQATDRAYRIGQTKTVHVMKLVTHGTIEEKILNLKDRKKQLVNAVIQSGETLINKLSQQELMELFEM; from the coding sequence ATGTTTCATATTTCTAAAGATAGTATATATTATTTGTCAACGCCTATGAGAATGAATAAGGGCTATGATTATTATAAAAATAAAAGAGTACGTTCTGTATCCTTCAATGAAGATATGTTTTTATTTGACGCTTCAGTTTTAGGAACTCGCCCTTATAATGTACAGATACAATTTGATAAAAATGGTTTTCTAAAAGATTACTCTTGTACCTGTCGTGATTTTTCCGATTCAAATAGTTGCTGTAAGCATATTATATCGGTATTATTTCTTATAAATGAAAAGGATGAGCAAGGTTTTTTTAATTCTGCAAATCAGAAAAAAGCTATTAAAGAAATTTTTGATTTTTTTCAAACAAGAGCCAGCTCAGCTAAGTCCAAAGTAAACCTTGAATTTACCTTGGAGTTGTTTAAGCCTAAGTCTCATTTAACTAAACGAGGCCCCTCTGCAACATTAACAATGCGAATTGGCTTTGACCGTCTTTACGTCGTAAGAAATATAAGTGAGCTACTAGAATGTATTAATCACAATAAAGAACTAGTCTACGGCAAAGGTTTTTCTTTTGATCCTGCAATACATGATTTTAAAGAAACCGATAAGTCTATAATTTCTTATATTCAAGAAATTTGGCAAAACGAAAATTTAGTTAATTATATGACTGGAAATATCAAAAATCAGTCCATTTTAAAAGATAAAGATATATACTTGTCAGAAGCAGCACTGAAACACGTACTACAATTACTAAAAGACACTTCATTTAATGTCATAATTAATGAGCAGAAACTGGCGAATGTTCATATCGTCGAACAGGATATACCTATAGATTTTATGCTGACTAAAAATGGAGCTGCCGTTGAACTTAGTATAAACACAGAACATCCTTTACATTCCGTTACTTCTGACTATGAGTATTTTTTGTATAAAGATATTATTTGTAAAGTTTCAAATACCCAGCAAGAGTATTTTAAACCCTTTTTTAAGTATATTTCTATACAAAAATTTAACAAGCTGACCCTTATGAATCAAGATAAAGAACGATTTTTTGCTGAACTCTTGCCTTTTGTCGAAAAAATTGGTCAAGTTTCTATTGATGAGGAACTGCAAGCAATAGTTGAGCGCCACGAATTTGAGCCCGAAATATACCTTGATAGGTATGAAGATATTATCACTGCCGACGTAAAATTTAAGTATGGAGAAAGGAATATTAATCCCTTCTCTGCTGTTGGGCAATCATCTTCTGACAAAATACTCATTAGAAATATTGAAGAAGAAAGCATTATTCTTGATATACTTGCTGAGACAGACTTCAAAGTGAGTGGAAATAGAATTTATCTAGATGAGGAAGAAAAAATATTTGACTTCGTAAACTATGTAATACCTAAATTACAGCAAAATTCACAGGTATTTTATTCAGAAAGCTTCAAAGCTATGAGCTTTAGAAAAACCATTTCATTTTCAGGTAGTTTAAAGCTTAATAGCTTAAATGATTTTCTTGAGTTTAGCTTTAATATTGATAGCGTACAAAAGGACGAGTTAGCAGCTATATTTGATAGCATCAAACAAAAAAAGAAGTACTATAGACTAAAGGATGGCGCATTTTTGCCGTTAGATTCTAACGAATTGATGAATATGGCTGAAATAATTGATAATCTTGATTTAAATTACTCAGATATTCAGAATGACATCATTCAACTGCCTAAATATCGTGCGCTTTATATAGATAGTATGCTTAAAGAAAGCGGTATGAAGTTTTTTGAACGCAATAATGCATTGAAAACTTTGCTTCATGATATACAAGAACCGACAGAAACAGAATATAAGATACCATCCGCAATTAAAGGAACATTAAGAGACTATCAAAAGCTAGGCTTTAAATGGCTCAAAACCCTATCCGTATATGGGCTTGGGGGAATTTTAGCTGATGATATGGGCTTAGGTAAAACCCTTCAAGTAATTACTTTGCTCCAGTATGAGAAGCAGACTTCCGGCAGCTGTACATCTATTGTTGTTGTCCCTACTTCTTTGATTTATAATTGGTGCTCTGAGGTTTATAAATTTGCACCAGAATTGACCATTACAGCTGTTGTAGGCAGTAAAGCTGAACGAGAAAGTCTGATTAAATCAGCACTTAGTTCAGATATACTTGTTACATCATATGCTCTAATTAGAAGGGATATTGATAGTTATAAGAATTTTACCTTTAGATACTGTATTCTTGATGAGGCTCAGCATATAAAAAATCCAGCCTCCCAAGCAGCGAAGGCAGTAAAGCAGCTTATATCAAATCATAAGCTAGCTTTAACCGGAACCCCAATGGAAAATAACCTTACAGAACTATGGTCTGTATTTGATTTTATTCTTCCTGGTTATATGCATTCTCATTCTAAATTTGTTGAGAAGTACGAAGGGCCTATTTTAAAAGGTGACACCTCTGCATTATCAAGCTTGAGCAAACAACTTAAACCCTTTATTCTAAGGAGACTCAAGCAGGATGTTCTAAAGGAATTGCCTGAAAAAATAGAACATGTAATAGAGGCGGAGCTTACAGATGAACAGAAAAAACTCTATATAGCTTATTTAGAACGTGCTAAAGGAGATTTATTTAATGAGATAAAGGAAAAAGGCTTTGAAAGAAGCCAAATGAAAATTCTTTCAGTACTTACAAGACTTAGACAGCTGTGCTGCCATCCTGCCCTTTTTATAGATGGATATGAAGGCGACAGCGGTAAGCTTTTGCTTCTAAAAGAGGTTGTAGAAGATGCTCTCATGGCTGGTCATAGAATACTTCTGTTTTCCCAGTTTACTTCCATGCTGGCAATTATTAAGGAATGGCTCATTGAGTCCCAAATAGATTATCTTTATTTAGATGGCTCAACTCCAGCTGAGGAAAGAATTCGGTTAGTGAGAGGCTTTAACAATGGTGAAGGTAAGATATTTTTGCTTTCTCTCAAATCTGGCGGAACAGGTTTGAACCTAACTGGAGCAGATACTGTCATTCATTATGACCCATGGTGGAATCCCGCAGTAGAAGACCAAGCAACGGACAGAGCCTATAGAATAGGACAAACCAAAACCGTACATGTAATGAAATTAGTTACACATGGTACAATAGAGGAGAAGATATTAAATTTAAAGGATAGAAAAAAACAGCTAGTTAATGCAGTTATACAGTCTGGCGAAACATTAATTAATAAATTGAGCCAGCAAGAATTGATGGAATTATTTGAAATGTAG
- a CDS encoding sulfatase-like hydrolase/transferase — protein MDIKKLLSKNLCVKVLFFIIPLISLFIIEFATRGDLASIFEWIIKAPMQFTLSLALQYAIYIVIFAIFKHAGATALFYSVLSVLIAASVGSKREILGVPLMPWDIMSSLNVAGLMGSINLAQFNFLYNWIFVLSLIIFIAILLVIFIYQKSVFNFSKKSRIIASILSGAVIVVVFVTLPKAGIEESPITICEENGYIRGFIVNAQLWAEMDEESTELAYNDNYKYDFTSGEATSDIKPNVIFIMSEAFWDATLLPNVVFSEDPIPNFHKLQKSAISGEMVSPTYGGLTCNVEFEILTGLSLKYLPYQTTAYTTSIKRDIPAMPSYFKELGYQTIGVHPYEKSFFMRNTVYPMLGIDKFVTQSEMPDAQIKGGYISDDTFADYIISEYEKAEKPVFMYNISMQNHWPYTNENYYEDNKFQVQSSKNLDNESITALQNYAQGISDADKSLKKVIDYFTNVKEPTVVIFLGDHLPALTDQLGVYKKLGFIDKSVNDDDLFKGTEGQNIENRNMLIDNQKILKTPYLIWFNYKTDIEKGKTLSPNYMGAYVLSKIGMKIPPFYNFLLDYSQKVPVNRHFLSVLSNGTAYKKTPSKYNDYEYTYEKVQKDILYGEQEYRDLFFAK, from the coding sequence GTGGATATTAAAAAGTTGCTTTCAAAAAATTTATGTGTAAAAGTCTTGTTTTTTATAATACCTCTTATTTCTTTGTTTATTATTGAATTTGCAACTAGAGGTGATTTAGCTAGTATTTTTGAATGGATAATAAAGGCACCAATGCAGTTTACTCTTTCATTAGCTTTGCAATATGCTATTTATATAGTTATATTTGCAATTTTTAAGCATGCAGGGGCTACAGCTCTTTTTTATTCAGTTTTGAGTGTACTTATAGCAGCTAGTGTGGGAAGTAAAAGAGAGATACTCGGAGTGCCTTTAATGCCATGGGATATAATGAGCAGCTTAAATGTGGCAGGACTTATGGGAAGCATAAATTTAGCGCAGTTTAATTTTTTGTATAATTGGATTTTTGTATTATCTTTAATAATTTTTATTGCTATTCTTCTTGTAATTTTTATTTATCAAAAGTCAGTATTTAATTTTAGCAAGAAGTCAAGAATAATTGCCTCTATACTAAGCGGAGCAGTAATTGTAGTGGTTTTTGTAACTCTACCTAAGGCTGGTATAGAGGAATCCCCTATAACTATATGCGAAGAAAATGGATATATTCGAGGGTTTATAGTCAATGCACAGCTATGGGCAGAAATGGATGAGGAAAGCACAGAGTTGGCATATAACGATAATTATAAGTATGACTTTACATCTGGAGAGGCGACATCTGATATAAAGCCAAATGTTATTTTTATAATGAGCGAAGCCTTTTGGGATGCAACTTTATTGCCTAATGTGGTTTTTTCTGAAGACCCAATACCAAATTTTCATAAACTACAAAAATCGGCTATCAGCGGTGAGATGGTCTCACCTACATATGGAGGACTAACCTGCAATGTTGAGTTTGAGATACTCACTGGCTTATCCCTAAAGTATTTGCCTTATCAAACAACAGCATATACTACAAGTATAAAAAGAGATATTCCGGCAATGCCATCATACTTTAAAGAACTTGGATATCAAACAATTGGAGTTCATCCATATGAAAAGTCTTTTTTTATGCGTAACACAGTATATCCAATGCTTGGCATAGACAAATTTGTTACACAGTCAGAAATGCCAGATGCCCAAATAAAGGGAGGGTATATTTCTGATGATACCTTTGCGGACTACATTATCTCAGAATATGAGAAGGCTGAAAAACCAGTTTTTATGTATAATATTTCTATGCAAAATCACTGGCCATATACTAATGAAAATTATTACGAAGATAACAAGTTTCAAGTTCAATCTAGTAAAAATCTAGACAATGAAAGTATAACAGCTTTACAGAACTATGCACAGGGGATAAGTGATGCAGACAAGAGCCTAAAGAAAGTAATTGATTATTTTACAAATGTAAAAGAGCCAACTGTAGTAATATTTTTAGGCGATCATTTGCCTGCATTGACAGATCAGCTTGGAGTATATAAGAAACTTGGTTTTATTGATAAATCTGTTAATGACGATGACCTTTTTAAGGGAACTGAAGGCCAAAATATTGAAAATAGAAATATGCTGATAGATAATCAGAAGATATTAAAAACGCCTTATCTAATCTGGTTTAATTACAAAACAGATATTGAAAAAGGGAAAACACTAAGCCCAAATTATATGGGTGCATATGTTTTGTCTAAAATAGGCATGAAGATACCACCATTTTACAATTTTTTGCTGGATTACTCCCAAAAGGTACCTGTAAATAGACATTTCCTTTCAGTCCTTAGTAATGGTACTGCCTATAAGAAAACACCTTCTAAATACAATGATTATGAATATACCTATGAGAAGGTTCAAAAAGACATATTATACGGAGAGCAAGAATATAGGGATTTGTTTTTTGCAAAATAA
- a CDS encoding aminopeptidase, translating to MKDSRIETLAANLINYSCELKAGEKILIENVGNEMPLSRALIREAYKVGAIPYLTIKNPELDRVILEQCTEEQMKDMARYELARMKDMDAYIGIRSGDNVSEKASVPADKMKLYMSLFSKPVHSEERVNNTKWCVMRYPTHSMAQLANMPTEYFEDFYFDVCNLDYKKMSVAMDPLVKLMEATDKVRITGKGTDLSFSIKGLPAIKCDGKMNIPDGEVFTAPVKESVNGVITYNCPAVYQGVTFENICLEFKDGKIIKATSNDTKRINEIFDTDEGARYVGEFAIGVNPYIENPMKDTLFDEKIKGSLHFTPGSCYDECPNGNKSSIHWDLVFIQRPEYGGGEIWFDDILVRKDGLFVLEELKGLNPDNLK from the coding sequence ATGAAGGATTCACGTATAGAAACACTTGCTGCAAATTTAATAAATTACTCCTGTGAATTAAAAGCCGGGGAGAAGATACTGATTGAGAATGTAGGTAACGAAATGCCTCTATCGAGGGCGTTAATTCGTGAGGCATATAAAGTTGGTGCTATACCATATTTGACAATTAAAAATCCAGAGCTTGATCGAGTTATTCTTGAACAATGTACAGAGGAACAAATGAAGGACATGGCTCGTTATGAACTAGCTCGTATGAAGGATATGGATGCATATATTGGCATACGTTCTGGTGACAATGTTAGTGAAAAGGCTTCTGTACCAGCTGATAAAATGAAGCTGTATATGTCTCTCTTTTCAAAGCCTGTTCATTCAGAGGAACGTGTAAATAATACAAAATGGTGTGTTATGAGATATCCAACTCATTCAATGGCACAATTGGCAAATATGCCGACAGAATACTTTGAAGATTTCTATTTTGATGTTTGTAATCTAGACTACAAGAAAATGTCAGTTGCTATGGATCCTCTTGTAAAATTAATGGAAGCAACAGATAAGGTTAGAATCACAGGAAAAGGCACAGATTTGAGTTTCTCAATAAAAGGCCTACCAGCAATAAAGTGTGACGGTAAAATGAATATTCCTGATGGAGAGGTATTTACAGCTCCTGTTAAGGAATCAGTAAACGGTGTTATAACATATAACTGTCCTGCTGTTTATCAAGGTGTTACATTTGAAAACATCTGCCTTGAATTTAAAGACGGCAAAATAATCAAGGCAACATCAAATGATACTAAGCGCATTAATGAAATATTTGATACAGATGAGGGTGCTAGATATGTTGGAGAATTTGCAATTGGAGTAAATCCATATATTGAAAATCCAATGAAGGACACATTATTTGACGAGAAAATCAAAGGCAGTTTGCATTTCACACCAGGCAGCTGTTACGACGAATGCCCTAATGGAAATAAGTCCTCTATTCACTGGGATTTGGTATTTATTCAAAGACCTGAATATGGTGGCGGAGAGATATGGTTTGATGATATACTTGTTAGAAAAGACGGCTTATTTGTTTTAGAAGAACTAAAAGGCTTAAATCCTGATAATTTAAAGTAA
- the pepF gene encoding oligoendopeptidase F produces MATNKNLPKREEIDSKFKWKLEDIYSDISLWEKDFKKVKGIAIQIEGFKGKLAESPQMLLDCLKMCDELLSLNDKVFVYARMKRDEDNGNSTYQALTDRASTLATEVFAAISFIVPEMLNIPEDKLLSYANSDKELSVYLFMIQESLRQKEHVLSEKEEQILAMSSEVSSAAGDVFTMFNNADIKFPYIKDEEGEEVEVTKGRYIAFLESKDRRVRKDAFDVVYSTYSKVKNTLATTLTANVKKNRFYAMVRKYPSAIEASLDNDNVSVNVYNNLIETINNNLNLLDRYLKLRKKALKLDELHMYDLYVPMVEEFDKKIPYEEAKAIILEALKPLGEEYIGYLQKGLNSGWIDVYENEGKTSGAYAWGSYKTHPYVLLNYQNKINDVFTLAHEMGHALHSFYTNMTQPYVYSEYKIFVAEVASTVNESLLMRYLLPRAESKQEKAYLLNHYLEEFRGTVFRQTMFAEFEKIIHEKVEQGEALNAKELCDMYYQLNKKYFGETVNVDEDISMEWSRIPHFYSSFYVYKYATGFSAATAIAEKILTEGKPAVDKYIEFLKSGGSNYPIELLKIAGVDLSSPQPIQDALAVFEKTLDELEEILG; encoded by the coding sequence ATGGCTACAAATAAGAATTTACCTAAGAGAGAAGAGATTGATTCAAAGTTCAAATGGAAGCTAGAAGATATTTATAGTGACATTTCATTATGGGAAAAGGACTTTAAAAAAGTTAAAGGTATTGCAATTCAAATAGAGGGCTTTAAGGGTAAGCTGGCTGAAAGTCCGCAAATGCTTTTGGACTGCTTAAAAATGTGTGATGAGTTATTATCACTTAATGACAAGGTTTTTGTATATGCTCGAATGAAACGTGATGAGGATAACGGAAACTCAACTTACCAAGCACTTACTGACAGGGCTTCCACCCTTGCTACAGAAGTTTTTGCGGCAATTTCATTTATTGTTCCAGAAATGCTCAATATTCCTGAGGACAAGCTGTTATCCTATGCAAATTCAGATAAGGAACTTTCAGTGTACCTATTTATGATACAGGAAAGCTTGAGACAAAAGGAGCACGTTCTTTCAGAGAAGGAAGAGCAGATTCTTGCGATGTCATCTGAGGTATCTAGTGCTGCTGGAGATGTTTTCACAATGTTCAATAATGCAGATATAAAATTCCCTTACATAAAGGATGAGGAAGGGGAAGAGGTTGAGGTTACAAAGGGACGATATATTGCGTTTCTTGAAAGCAAGGACAGACGCGTTAGAAAGGACGCTTTTGATGTGGTTTACAGCACCTACAGTAAGGTTAAAAATACTTTGGCAACTACCCTTACAGCAAATGTAAAGAAGAATAGATTTTATGCAATGGTTAGAAAGTACCCATCTGCAATTGAAGCCTCCCTTGATAATGATAATGTTTCTGTTAATGTGTATAATAATCTAATCGAAACAATAAATAATAATCTTAATTTGTTGGACAGATATTTGAAATTAAGAAAGAAGGCATTAAAATTAGATGAACTTCACATGTATGACCTATATGTGCCAATGGTTGAAGAATTTGATAAGAAAATACCATATGAGGAGGCTAAAGCAATTATTTTAGAGGCTCTAAAACCGTTAGGCGAAGAATATATTGGATATCTTCAAAAGGGCTTAAATTCAGGTTGGATTGATGTCTATGAAAATGAAGGCAAGACTAGCGGTGCTTATGCATGGGGTTCCTATAAAACGCATCCTTATGTTCTGCTAAACTATCAGAATAAAATTAACGATGTTTTTACGCTGGCACATGAAATGGGACATGCTCTCCATTCCTTTTATACTAATATGACACAGCCATATGTTTATTCGGAATATAAGATATTTGTTGCAGAGGTTGCGTCAACAGTAAATGAATCCTTGTTGATGAGATACCTGCTGCCAAGAGCTGAGAGCAAGCAAGAGAAAGCATATCTTTTGAATCATTACCTAGAAGAATTCAGAGGAACTGTTTTCAGACAGACAATGTTTGCTGAGTTCGAAAAGATAATTCACGAAAAGGTAGAGCAGGGAGAGGCTCTTAATGCTAAAGAACTCTGCGATATGTATTATCAATTAAATAAAAAGTATTTTGGAGAGACAGTAAATGTTGATGAGGATATTTCTATGGAATGGTCAAGAATACCTCACTTCTACAGCAGCTTCTATGTTTATAAATATGCTACAGGCTTCTCCGCGGCTACAGCTATTGCAGAAAAAATACTTACAGAGGGAAAGCCTGCTGTTGACAAGTATATAGAATTTTTGAAAAGCGGTGGTTCAAACTATCCAATCGAGTTGTTAAAAATAGCAGGAGTAGACTTGTCATCACCACAGCCTATTCAGGATGCATTGGCTGTATTTGAAAAAACTCTCGATGAACTGGAAGAAATTTTGGGATAA
- a CDS encoding SPFH domain-containing protein, whose product MGLFNFIKSQFIEVIEWTDSSSNVMVYQFPVENKEIKMGAQLTVRESQMAVFVDEGQLTDVFTPGRYTLDTQNLPVLTKLKSWKYGFNSPFKSEIYFVNTKQFTNCKWGTTNPIMMRDAEFGMIRIRMFGVYSFKVADPTVFLREVFGTSSLFTVDGITGQLKSKIVSGVADLLAEAAIPALDLSSKYDEIASMSKKKLDESFKKLGLSLESIVIENISLPEEVEKVLDKRTSMGIIGDSLNQYTRYQAAESIRDAAQNPGGMAGVGVGMGAGMGIGNIFAEAFSTQQQKQPQPTTSTAPAKIKCSSCGASIPEQAKFCLECGTKVAPAITKCSSCGNELPANSKFCLECGQKQ is encoded by the coding sequence ATGGGATTATTCAATTTTATAAAGTCTCAGTTTATTGAAGTTATTGAATGGACTGATAGCAGCTCAAATGTGATGGTATACCAATTCCCAGTTGAAAACAAAGAAATCAAGATGGGAGCGCAGTTAACTGTACGAGAATCTCAAATGGCAGTATTCGTTGATGAGGGTCAGCTTACAGATGTATTTACACCGGGCAGATACACTCTTGATACACAGAACCTTCCAGTATTAACAAAGCTTAAATCTTGGAAATACGGTTTTAACTCTCCTTTTAAGTCAGAAATCTATTTTGTTAATACCAAACAGTTTACAAACTGCAAATGGGGAACTACGAACCCTATAATGATGAGAGATGCAGAGTTTGGTATGATTAGAATTAGAATGTTTGGCGTATATTCCTTTAAAGTTGCTGACCCTACAGTTTTCCTCAGAGAGGTTTTTGGAACTTCCAGCTTATTTACTGTAGATGGAATTACTGGCCAGCTTAAGAGCAAAATTGTCTCTGGTGTTGCTGACTTATTGGCTGAAGCAGCTATACCGGCTCTTGATTTGTCCTCAAAGTATGATGAAATAGCTTCCATGTCAAAGAAAAAGTTGGATGAAAGCTTTAAGAAATTAGGACTATCTTTGGAGTCAATTGTTATAGAAAATATATCCCTTCCAGAAGAAGTTGAGAAGGTTCTTGATAAGCGCACCTCTATGGGAATCATAGGTGATAGCCTCAATCAATATACTCGTTATCAGGCAGCTGAATCTATACGTGATGCTGCGCAGAATCCAGGCGGAATGGCAGGCGTTGGCGTTGGTATGGGAGCAGGAATGGGAATAGGAAATATTTTTGCAGAGGCCTTTTCAACACAACAGCAAAAGCAGCCTCAGCCTACAACATCAACTGCACCTGCGAAAATCAAGTGTTCTAGTTGCGGTGCATCTATACCAGAGCAGGCAAAATTCTGTTTGGAATGTGGCACAAAAGTGGCTCCAGCTATAACTAAATGCTCTAGTTGTGGAAATGAGCTTCCTGCTAATAGTAAATTCTGCCTCGAATGTGGTCAAAAACAGTAG